One window of Dehalobacterium formicoaceticum genomic DNA carries:
- a CDS encoding PhoH family protein, which yields MHQELKLTIGSNGQAANLLGQRDENLRILEKNLQAGVVVRGDQVILTGSPEELEKAQRVFEHLLTLAKAGVMITPPAINYALSVISQDQRQIAEKLTENIYVTSRGKQIKAKTWGQYQYIQSIRNNSLVFGIGPAGTGKTYLAVVMAVVALKNKDVKRIILTRPAVEAGEKLGFLPGDLQDKVDPYLRPLYDSLYDTLGMDAAQRLMEKNTIEVAPLAYMRGRTLDDAFIILDEAQNTTPQQMKMFLTRIGFGSRAVVTGDITQVDLPQGQQSGLVQVQKIMQDISGIDFCYLTQADVVRHPLVQKIILAYEKNGM from the coding sequence GTGCATCAGGAACTAAAGTTGACGATTGGCAGCAATGGGCAAGCGGCGAATTTGCTGGGCCAAAGAGATGAAAACTTAAGAATTTTGGAGAAAAATCTTCAGGCGGGGGTTGTGGTGCGCGGTGATCAAGTTATTCTCACCGGCTCTCCCGAGGAATTGGAGAAGGCCCAGCGTGTTTTTGAACATCTCCTTACTTTAGCGAAGGCAGGTGTGATGATTACACCTCCTGCGATCAATTACGCTTTGAGCGTGATCAGTCAGGATCAAAGACAAATTGCAGAAAAATTAACAGAAAATATTTATGTCACGTCCCGGGGAAAACAAATTAAGGCAAAAACCTGGGGACAGTATCAATATATCCAGTCCATAAGAAATAACAGTCTTGTTTTCGGCATCGGTCCGGCGGGTACGGGAAAAACGTATTTGGCGGTGGTAATGGCGGTGGTAGCCTTAAAGAACAAAGATGTGAAACGGATCATCTTAACCAGACCTGCCGTGGAAGCAGGAGAAAAACTGGGTTTCTTACCCGGGGATTTACAGGATAAGGTAGATCCTTATTTAAGACCTCTCTATGACAGTTTGTACGACACCCTGGGTATGGATGCCGCCCAGAGATTAATGGAGAAAAATACGATTGAGGTAGCACCTTTGGCTTATATGCGGGGCCGCACCTTGGATGATGCTTTCATAATTTTGGATGAAGCCCAAAATACCACCCCTCAGCAGATGAAAATGTTTTTAACCAGAATCGGGTTTGGTTCCAGAGCCGTGGTAACCGGTGATATTACCCAGGTGGATTTGCCTCAGGGACAGCAATCCGGTTTGGTTCAGGTGCAAAAAATAATGCAGGATATTTCTGGGATCGATTTTTGTTATTTAACCCAAGCGGATGTGGTACGTCATCCATTGGTGCAGAAAATTATTCTCGCTTATGAAAAAAACGGAATGTAA
- a CDS encoding HD family phosphohydrolase, which produces MFKGQDLKGYAPPSVVKFFNNNTARRFLWWVIFFLLSFMILSMNFLPDQEVLEEGAIAPRDVFYGGGTVTFTSEIKTEEARKNAAQGIPQIYRDDPQALSRITAEIKELFKKFQSIQNDQTLGADGQKVQIETLLGETLTTEQFKILIQGNDAALQGLEAGIIGIIELAMAEEVKEEQLEAVEKEISAEVAALNINDAFKVLLTGIVHQAKLEPNRVYDPVATAKEVELKIAQVEPVQVTVRSGEKLVEKGTVVTAGQIEALQFLGLQREGTSALIFVGLFGFVVITYGLLMYYIRSYKPIIQKQDSNIILIGLLLNVTLIIAKIIGSIHISDRPEIAAQVFYAIPIAACSMLVAILMDVRTASLITVLLSLYLGVMTNGQMVYSTVVIIGGLVAIYRVAGLTQRSQLVRVSIDIGFVSALTVIVFGLIWSQSPTVIGIGAAMGILNGILASIFTIGTLPFLESAFGITTSVKLLELSSPSHPLMKRLMMEAPGTYNHSILVGNLGEAAADAIGADSLLVRVGSYYHDIGKIKRPYFFTENQPAAENPHDKITPTLSTLIIISHVKDGIELAKEHKFPRLILDIIEQHHGNSLVSYFYHKAKEGDKGEGILESDFRYQAHKPQNKEVAIIMLADSVQAAVQAMDKPSKGSIETKVREIVKSKLDDGQLSDCDLTFRDIEAIIQAFLVVLNGMFHSRIEYPDQIAKEMEKGKLKNGVNHQESTRQDQPSAGNGKAAL; this is translated from the coding sequence ATGTTTAAGGGGCAGGATTTAAAAGGTTATGCTCCCCCTTCCGTAGTAAAATTTTTCAATAATAATACTGCACGCCGTTTTCTCTGGTGGGTCATCTTTTTCTTACTAAGTTTTATGATTCTGAGCATGAATTTTCTGCCGGATCAAGAGGTTTTGGAAGAAGGGGCAATTGCCCCCAGGGATGTTTTTTATGGCGGAGGCACAGTTACTTTTACCAGTGAAATCAAAACAGAAGAAGCGCGCAAAAATGCAGCCCAGGGAATACCCCAGATATACCGGGATGATCCCCAGGCTCTTTCTCGGATAACCGCTGAAATTAAGGAATTGTTTAAAAAGTTTCAGAGTATCCAAAACGATCAGACATTGGGAGCCGATGGGCAAAAAGTCCAGATTGAGACCCTCTTAGGAGAGACTTTAACCACGGAGCAGTTTAAAATTTTAATTCAAGGGAATGATGCTGCCCTTCAGGGACTGGAAGCGGGAATTATTGGGATTATTGAGCTCGCTATGGCAGAAGAGGTAAAAGAAGAACAATTGGAAGCGGTAGAAAAAGAAATTTCCGCAGAGGTTGCTGCTCTTAATATCAACGATGCTTTTAAGGTACTTTTAACCGGGATTGTGCACCAGGCCAAGCTTGAACCCAATCGTGTCTACGACCCGGTAGCCACAGCGAAAGAGGTGGAGCTAAAAATAGCCCAGGTAGAACCGGTACAGGTCACGGTGCGATCCGGAGAAAAGCTGGTGGAAAAGGGAACCGTTGTAACGGCAGGGCAAATTGAAGCGCTGCAATTTTTGGGTTTGCAGCGGGAAGGAACCTCAGCATTAATTTTTGTCGGCTTGTTTGGCTTTGTCGTCATTACTTATGGCTTACTGATGTACTATATCAGAAGCTATAAGCCCATCATTCAAAAACAAGATTCCAATATTATTCTGATTGGACTTTTGCTTAATGTGACTTTAATAATCGCCAAAATTATCGGCTCAATTCACATCTCAGACAGGCCGGAAATCGCAGCCCAAGTGTTCTATGCTATTCCCATTGCTGCTTGTTCCATGTTAGTCGCCATCTTAATGGATGTGCGCACTGCTTCCCTGATTACGGTTCTGCTTAGTCTGTATTTGGGTGTGATGACTAACGGCCAAATGGTCTACAGCACCGTGGTCATAATCGGGGGCCTGGTTGCAATTTATCGGGTGGCGGGTCTCACTCAAAGATCCCAATTGGTCCGGGTCAGCATTGATATTGGCTTTGTCAGCGCTTTAACGGTGATTGTCTTTGGATTAATCTGGAGTCAATCTCCAACAGTGATTGGTATAGGTGCGGCCATGGGGATTTTGAATGGAATCTTGGCATCTATTTTTACCATTGGCACACTGCCTTTTTTAGAATCAGCTTTTGGTATTACTACCTCCGTCAAACTCCTGGAGCTTTCCAGCCCCAGTCACCCCTTAATGAAAAGATTGATGATGGAGGCCCCGGGCACATACAATCATAGTATTTTGGTGGGTAATCTGGGAGAAGCTGCGGCCGATGCCATTGGTGCCGATTCCCTTTTGGTGCGGGTCGGCTCCTATTATCATGATATCGGAAAAATAAAAAGGCCTTATTTCTTTACCGAAAATCAACCGGCTGCCGAAAATCCCCATGACAAAATTACCCCTACCCTGAGCACTTTAATTATTATTTCGCATGTGAAGGATGGCATTGAACTGGCCAAGGAACATAAATTTCCGCGGCTGATCTTGGACATTATTGAACAGCATCATGGCAACAGTTTAGTCTCCTATTTCTATCATAAGGCCAAGGAAGGAGATAAAGGGGAGGGTATTCTAGAATCTGATTTTCGCTATCAGGCACACAAACCTCAGAATAAGGAAGTGGCCATTATTATGTTAGCAGACAGTGTTCAGGCAGCAGTCCAGGCTATGGACAAACCAAGCAAGGGCTCTATTGAAACAAAGGTACGGGAAATTGTTAAAAGCAAACTGGATGACGGTCAATTAAGTGATTGTGATTTGACCTTTAGGGATATTGAAGCCATTATCCAGGCTTTTTTAGTAGTTTTGAACGGCATGTTTCATAGCAGAATTGAATATCCTGACCAGATCGCGAAAGAAATGGAAAAGGGGAAATTGAAAAATGGAGTTAATCATCAGGAATCAACAAGACAAGATCAACCTTCCGCCGGAAATGGAAAAGCTGCTCTCTGA
- the ybeY gene encoding rRNA maturation RNase YbeY: protein MELIIRNQQDKINLPPEMEKLLSDVVAEVLKAEAEHMEWEVSILLVDDREISSLNRNYRGIDRPTDVLSFAMEEDLAGVDLPEFIVPEDNPILGDIVISVETAQRQGEEYGHSLEREMGFLTVHGMLHLLGYDHETEDERTEMRGKEEKVLLKLGLFREE from the coding sequence ATGGAGTTAATCATCAGGAATCAACAAGACAAGATCAACCTTCCGCCGGAAATGGAAAAGCTGCTCTCTGATGTGGTGGCAGAAGTCCTGAAAGCAGAGGCCGAACATATGGAGTGGGAGGTGAGTATCCTTCTGGTCGATGACCGGGAGATCAGCTCCTTAAACCGGAACTACCGTGGGATTGACCGGCCCACAGATGTTTTATCCTTTGCAATGGAAGAGGATTTGGCGGGCGTTGATCTGCCGGAATTTATTGTCCCGGAGGACAACCCAATTTTGGGGGATATTGTCATCTCTGTAGAGACTGCGCAAAGGCAGGGGGAAGAATATGGTCATTCCCTGGAACGGGAAATGGGCTTTCTTACGGTCCATGGCATGCTTCATTTGTTGGGTTATGATCATGAGACGGAAGACGAACGGACGGAAATGCGCGGCAAAGAAGAAAAAGTTTTATTAAAATTAGGTTTATTCAGGGAAGAATAG
- a CDS encoding diacylglycerol kinase family protein: protein MHKKSSNFLESISFALSGIIHAYRTQRNMRIHSFFVLVVLFFALLLSLTRIEMAILILTMLMVLTLEMVNTALEAVVDMVTEEYLPLAKIAKDVAAGAVFLASLGAVLIGILIFGPNICQLFK from the coding sequence ATGCACAAGAAATCAAGTAATTTTTTAGAAAGCATAAGTTTTGCGCTCAGCGGCATTATTCATGCCTACCGTACCCAGCGCAATATGCGCATCCACAGTTTTTTTGTGCTGGTCGTTTTGTTTTTTGCCCTCTTGTTATCCCTGACCAGGATTGAAATGGCGATTTTGATTTTGACGATGCTGATGGTGCTTACTTTGGAAATGGTCAATACTGCCTTGGAAGCCGTTGTGGATATGGTCACGGAGGAGTACTTACCCTTGGCGAAAATTGCGAAAGATGTAGCGGCCGGGGCTGTATTTTTAGCTAGCCTGGGTGCGGTGTTAATCGGTATACTTATTTTTGGGCCGAATATTTGTCAGCTGTTCAAATAA
- a CDS encoding DUF3048 domain-containing protein → MKPKVQALVVGIIVFFVVLFIGFGVFGRYFFPGPNPPEETMVEHNEEDATEPPAEEIFPYRCPFDGTPLKELPLRPVVVAIDNLAAARPQSGLSQADLIYEVPAEGGITRFLAFYYHGQAEKIGPIRSARPYLAAIAQEWQGVFIHVGESPQAQTFFKREDLDHINEMFHAQGFWRERSRKAPHNLYSSSKNLWQEITKKGWDEQKTIKGFSFLPEQEGSLSLEGTSASQVTLTYPSSKVTFKLSEEGDLYQRYIGEREHVDLETSLPLTAANILVQETRVQLLDNEGRLKIDLTGQGRAWLFSRGRVQEGRWVKEGKNPTRFLDETGKNFLLTPGQTWIEIIGTGNNVQYQ, encoded by the coding sequence ATGAAACCCAAAGTTCAAGCTCTGGTCGTAGGAATAATCGTCTTTTTCGTCGTGCTTTTCATTGGGTTTGGCGTTTTCGGCCGTTACTTTTTTCCGGGACCCAACCCGCCAGAAGAGACGATGGTAGAGCATAATGAAGAAGATGCCACGGAGCCGCCGGCAGAAGAAATATTTCCTTATCGTTGTCCTTTTGACGGAACCCCGCTTAAAGAACTGCCTCTGCGTCCGGTGGTAGTTGCTATTGATAATTTAGCCGCAGCCCGTCCCCAATCCGGTTTGAGTCAGGCAGATTTAATTTATGAGGTTCCCGCGGAAGGTGGGATTACCCGATTCTTAGCTTTTTATTATCATGGTCAGGCGGAAAAGATCGGTCCCATCCGAAGCGCCCGTCCTTATCTGGCTGCCATTGCCCAGGAATGGCAGGGGGTATTTATTCATGTGGGGGAAAGCCCCCAGGCTCAGACATTTTTTAAAAGAGAAGATCTGGATCATATCAACGAAATGTTTCATGCCCAGGGGTTTTGGCGGGAACGAAGCCGCAAGGCCCCTCATAATCTATATAGCAGCAGTAAAAACCTTTGGCAGGAGATTACAAAAAAGGGCTGGGATGAACAAAAGACTATCAAAGGATTTTCCTTTTTGCCGGAACAGGAGGGGAGCTTGAGCCTTGAGGGCACTTCGGCCTCCCAGGTAACTTTAACCTATCCATCCAGCAAAGTCACCTTTAAACTGTCTGAAGAAGGAGATCTATATCAAAGATATATAGGGGAGCGGGAACATGTAGATCTGGAGACTTCCCTTCCTTTAACCGCAGCCAATATTCTAGTACAGGAAACCAGGGTGCAACTCCTGGATAATGAAGGCCGCCTGAAAATCGATTTGACAGGTCAAGGAAGAGCGTGGCTTTTTTCCCGCGGACGAGTCCAAGAGGGACGCTGGGTCAAAGAAGGAAAAAATCCAACCCGGTTTCTGGATGAGACCGGTAAGAATTTTCTCTTAACACCGGGGCAAACCTGGATCGAAATTATCGGGACGGGTAATAATGTGCAATACCAATAA
- the cdd gene encoding cytidine deaminase translates to MDELKLLSLAEEGKEKAYAPYSGFQVGAALLTKEGRVFIGCNVENASYGLSNCAERTAVFSAVAAGCRDFDTLAIVSDSETFTYPCGACRQVLVEFNPDLKIIMRNQAGELKVEKAWDLLPHYFSGQNMEKLEGGNHDSFQIRLCYHYRAAQCGKIHLIKCSFRTKNCHYVG, encoded by the coding sequence ATGGATGAGCTCAAACTATTAAGTCTGGCTGAAGAGGGTAAGGAAAAGGCCTATGCCCCTTATTCCGGTTTTCAGGTGGGCGCGGCCTTGCTGACCAAAGAAGGCAGGGTATTTATCGGATGCAATGTCGAGAATGCTTCCTACGGTCTTTCCAACTGTGCGGAACGAACAGCGGTATTTTCCGCTGTAGCGGCTGGTTGCCGGGATTTTGATACCCTGGCTATTGTCTCAGATTCGGAAACCTTTACCTATCCTTGCGGAGCTTGCCGGCAGGTTCTGGTGGAATTCAATCCGGATCTGAAAATTATCATGAGAAATCAAGCTGGAGAATTAAAGGTAGAAAAAGCCTGGGATCTGCTGCCTCATTATTTTTCCGGTCAAAACATGGAAAAATTGGAGGGGGGAAATCATGACAGTTTTCAAATCAGGCTTTGTTACCATTATCGGGCGGCCCAATGTGGGAAAATCCACCTTATTAAATGCAGTTTTAGGACAAAAAATTGCCATTATGTCGGATAA
- the era gene encoding GTPase Era, with protein MTVFKSGFVTIIGRPNVGKSTLLNAVLGQKIAIMSDKPQTTRNKIQGFYTTEEAQIVFIDTPGIHKPQHKLGEYMVTVAERTLNEVDVILYLVDATSKFGAGEEFIIKQLGKVETPVFLVINKIDLISRDQLLALIAEYSNKFPFAEIMPLSALKEDGVDHMLEILVQYLSEGPQFYPEDMVTDQPEKAIVAELIREKVLFLTREEIPHSVAVEVTDFKEREGNTIYIGAVIYVERDSQKGIIIGKKGSMLKEIGKLARVDIENLLDSKVYLELWVKVKKDWRNQDVALRNFGFDKKNI; from the coding sequence ATGACAGTTTTCAAATCAGGCTTTGTTACCATTATCGGGCGGCCCAATGTGGGAAAATCCACCTTATTAAATGCAGTTTTAGGACAAAAAATTGCCATTATGTCGGATAAACCCCAGACGACCAGGAATAAGATCCAAGGTTTTTATACCACGGAAGAAGCTCAGATTGTTTTTATTGATACCCCCGGCATTCACAAGCCCCAGCATAAGTTAGGGGAGTATATGGTTACTGTGGCAGAACGGACTTTAAATGAGGTGGATGTAATTCTTTACCTGGTGGATGCCACATCAAAATTTGGCGCGGGAGAGGAATTCATTATTAAACAATTGGGCAAAGTGGAAACCCCTGTTTTTTTGGTGATTAATAAAATTGATTTAATTTCCCGGGATCAATTGTTAGCCCTTATTGCTGAATACAGCAATAAATTTCCCTTTGCCGAAATTATGCCCCTTTCAGCTTTAAAGGAAGATGGGGTAGATCATATGTTGGAAATTTTGGTACAATACTTGTCGGAAGGGCCCCAATTTTATCCGGAAGATATGGTCACGGATCAACCGGAAAAGGCCATTGTGGCAGAATTGATCAGAGAAAAGGTTCTATTCCTAACTCGGGAAGAAATTCCTCATTCCGTAGCGGTAGAAGTAACGGATTTTAAGGAAAGAGAAGGGAACACGATTTATATCGGAGCCGTAATTTATGTGGAGCGGGATTCCCAAAAAGGCATTATTATTGGGAAAAAGGGCAGTATGCTAAAAGAAATCGGTAAATTGGCTCGAGTTGATATTGAAAATCTACTGGATAGTAAGGTATATTTAGAATTATGGGTTAAAGTTAAAAAGGATTGGCGCAATCAGGATGTGGCTTTAAGAAACTTTGGTTTCGATAAAAAGAATATTTAA
- the mgtE gene encoding magnesium transporter has protein sequence MHFEEAYQIIRDHIAAQELDEARKVLGEFQPADIAEFVENLPVHEIGPILNLLSPETAGEVINQLDAELAGDVLSDMGEEKTGAIIDEMYSDDVADILGEMTDPEKDKILSLMEQEDAIEVRELLEFKEDTAGGIMTTEYVAILQNITAERAIQVIRETAPDAETVYYVYVINDKNQLVGVISLRELIIANPKTLIEDIMHHKVKSVNVHMDQEEVAAMVAKYDFLAIPVVDDDQSLMGIITVDDVIDVIHEEASEDIYRLAGTAEVDFEDALWKRIWMAVRNRLPWLLVTLLGGFLAGGIIRGLEKEIQTVVALSYFIPLLTGMGGNVGTQSSTLAVRGLATGQIDAGKMLKTVGTAALIGIGVGLICGLIVTVMAFLWQKSLLLGLVVGISLCVNMITASTMGTFVPLVLKRFGVDPAVASAPFISTTIDITGLLIYAGLSSVFIKWLV, from the coding sequence ATGCACTTTGAAGAAGCTTATCAAATTATCAGGGATCATATTGCAGCCCAGGAATTAGATGAAGCCAGAAAAGTTCTTGGAGAATTTCAACCGGCAGATATTGCCGAATTTGTTGAGAACTTACCTGTCCATGAAATCGGACCGATTTTAAACCTGTTGTCCCCTGAAACCGCCGGCGAAGTGATTAATCAACTGGATGCGGAATTAGCCGGGGATGTCCTGTCTGATATGGGAGAAGAAAAAACCGGTGCCATTATTGATGAAATGTATTCTGACGATGTGGCAGACATTCTAGGTGAGATGACAGACCCGGAAAAGGACAAAATTCTCAGTCTGATGGAGCAGGAAGACGCCATTGAGGTGCGGGAACTGCTGGAGTTTAAGGAAGACACCGCCGGGGGGATTATGACCACCGAATACGTGGCCATTTTGCAAAATATTACGGCGGAACGGGCGATCCAGGTGATCAGGGAAACTGCTCCTGATGCAGAAACTGTTTATTATGTTTACGTGATCAATGATAAAAATCAGCTGGTGGGAGTTATTTCTTTACGGGAATTAATCATCGCCAATCCCAAGACCTTGATCGAAGACATTATGCATCACAAAGTGAAAAGTGTGAATGTGCATATGGATCAGGAAGAAGTAGCGGCTATGGTCGCAAAATACGATTTCTTAGCCATCCCGGTGGTGGATGATGACCAGAGCTTAATGGGGATTATCACAGTTGACGATGTTATTGATGTCATTCATGAGGAAGCATCGGAGGATATCTATCGTCTTGCCGGAACAGCAGAGGTTGATTTTGAAGATGCGTTATGGAAACGCATTTGGATGGCGGTGCGTAACCGTTTACCCTGGCTCTTAGTTACCTTATTGGGAGGATTTTTGGCAGGGGGAATTATCCGCGGTTTAGAAAAAGAAATTCAGACAGTGGTGGCTTTGTCATATTTTATTCCTCTACTCACGGGCATGGGAGGGAATGTGGGCACGCAATCCTCTACCTTGGCGGTGCGCGGCTTGGCCACGGGGCAGATAGATGCAGGAAAAATGTTGAAAACTGTGGGCACGGCGGCCTTAATCGGCATAGGGGTAGGGTTGATATGCGGACTGATTGTCACCGTTATGGCTTTCCTTTGGCAGAAAAGCCTGCTCTTGGGATTGGTAGTGGGGATCTCACTTTGTGTCAATATGATTACGGCTTCCACGATGGGCACCTTTGTCCCATTGGTACTGAAACGTTTTGGGGTTGACCCCGCTGTGGCCTCCGCCCCCTTTATCAGCACCACTATTGATATTACCGGATTGCTGATTTATGCCGGATTGTCCTCCGTTTTTATCAAATGGTTGGTTTAA
- the recO gene encoding DNA repair protein RecO produces MSKLYAAQAIIIKARDFGEADKILTLYTREYGKFQAIAKGVRKSTSRLRGGVQMFAHTRLLLYRGKSLDLVSQAENMESFGALREDLERLVYASYVMELLEHAVPEREPNERIFLTTLMTLGLLQGEDPELVCRMYEIKLLYLLGYHPHLTDCILCGKPLGNSSFYLSPEQGGLVCQSCAGSEKHDGLLAAGTVLAIQKLLTMDPRQLFRLKISPGQRREMEKAIEHYLIYHLERAINAKKVMKDLLHSLKPKS; encoded by the coding sequence ATGAGTAAATTATATGCGGCCCAAGCCATTATCATCAAGGCCCGGGATTTTGGCGAAGCAGATAAAATTTTGACCCTTTATACCAGGGAATACGGCAAGTTTCAAGCCATCGCCAAAGGAGTACGGAAATCCACCAGCCGCTTGCGGGGCGGTGTGCAGATGTTTGCCCATACCCGTCTGCTCCTTTATCGGGGGAAGAGTCTGGATCTTGTTTCCCAGGCAGAAAATATGGAGAGTTTTGGTGCATTGCGGGAGGATCTGGAAAGGCTTGTTTATGCCTCTTATGTCATGGAATTGTTGGAACATGCTGTACCGGAACGGGAACCCAATGAAAGGATTTTTTTGACGACATTAATGACTTTAGGGCTGCTCCAGGGGGAGGACCCGGAGCTGGTGTGCCGGATGTATGAGATCAAACTCCTGTACCTCTTGGGATATCATCCTCATTTGACGGATTGCATCCTATGCGGCAAACCCTTGGGAAACAGTTCCTTCTATCTTAGTCCGGAGCAAGGCGGCCTGGTTTGTCAAAGCTGTGCCGGTTCCGAAAAACATGATGGGCTTTTGGCGGCGGGAACGGTTCTTGCTATACAGAAGCTGCTGACCATGGATCCCAGGCAACTGTTTCGTCTGAAGATTTCTCCCGGACAGCGCCGGGAAATGGAGAAGGCAATAGAACATTATTTGATCTACCATCTTGAAAGAGCAATCAATGCAAAAAAAGTGATGAAAGATTTGCTGCATAGTTTAAAACCAAAAAGCTGA
- a CDS encoding ANTAR domain-containing response regulator, protein MFGGETKIFIGAKDRALRKRIKSILQRQGYLIVGEAEDGATALRIIRRLMPDLVILDKDLPGFSGLELTRIIKGDKIAPVILLTSSWEQPLFEKTKDSWVFAFLVKPIQEGHLLSTASFVLQAFQKMICLERQVDELKESIETRKLVERAKGFLMKKLSLSESEAYRRMQQQSMDQCLSMRKIAQAIISNYE, encoded by the coding sequence ATGTTTGGAGGGGAAACAAAAATATTTATCGGTGCCAAAGACAGGGCATTAAGAAAAAGAATAAAAAGTATCCTCCAACGTCAGGGGTATCTGATCGTCGGAGAAGCGGAAGACGGTGCTACGGCTCTGCGTATCATCCGCAGGCTGATGCCGGATCTGGTTATATTAGACAAGGATTTACCGGGATTTTCAGGCCTGGAATTAACGCGCATTATTAAAGGAGATAAAATCGCCCCGGTAATCCTATTGACTTCCAGCTGGGAACAGCCTCTTTTTGAGAAAACGAAGGATTCCTGGGTCTTTGCCTTTTTAGTGAAACCCATCCAGGAAGGGCACCTTCTCTCCACAGCCTCCTTCGTCCTCCAAGCCTTTCAAAAAATGATCTGTTTGGAACGTCAGGTGGATGAATTAAAGGAATCCATCGAGACACGCAAGCTGGTGGAACGAGCCAAAGGTTTTTTGATGAAGAAACTGTCTCTGTCTGAGAGCGAGGCCTATCGACGCATGCAACAACAAAGTATGGATCAATGTCTTTCCATGAGGAAAATCGCCCAGGCAATCATTTCAAACTATGAATAA
- a CDS encoding MFS transporter encodes MNNNWIKNTILFLGSQSISLFGSSLVQYAILWHITLTTQSGMMMTISILCGFLPTLFISPFAGVWADRYNRKFLIILADSMIASFTLILAILYLLGYEALWLLFVISAIRSFGSGIQSPAVGAFLPQIVPEDRLMKVNATNGSIQSLIMLASPMLGGALLTVAPIETIFFIDVITAAIAITTLFFFLHVPAHAKAREKQEFSYFTDMKEGVAYIKSHDYVRHFFWFCAIFFFLAAPVAFLTPLQVTRSFGADVWRLTAIEIAFALGMMLGGIIIAYWGGFKNKIHTMTLSCLCLGFFTIALGIVPYFPIYLLIMGLSGLVMPFFNTPSTVLLQEKVEEDFLGRVFGVLTMIASSTMPLGMLFFGPLSDMIKIEWILIVTGFLMFIQGFFLLGNHVLLEAGKAKA; translated from the coding sequence ATGAATAATAATTGGATCAAAAATACCATCCTCTTTTTAGGGAGCCAAAGCATCAGTCTTTTTGGTTCTTCCCTGGTTCAGTATGCCATCCTCTGGCATATTACATTAACAACTCAATCAGGCATGATGATGACGATCTCCATCCTATGCGGCTTCTTGCCCACACTTTTTATTTCTCCTTTTGCCGGAGTATGGGCAGACCGTTACAATCGGAAATTTCTCATCATTCTCGCCGATTCCATGATCGCATCCTTTACCTTGATTTTGGCTATCCTTTATTTATTAGGGTACGAAGCCCTGTGGCTGCTGTTTGTGATTTCAGCGATACGTTCCTTTGGTTCAGGTATCCAGTCTCCGGCTGTAGGGGCATTTCTCCCTCAAATTGTTCCTGAGGACAGACTAATGAAGGTGAATGCCACCAATGGAAGCATTCAGTCTTTAATCATGCTGGCCTCTCCCATGTTAGGCGGGGCACTCCTTACTGTTGCCCCCATTGAAACCATTTTCTTTATTGATGTTATCACCGCTGCCATTGCCATCACAACCCTGTTTTTCTTTTTGCATGTACCGGCTCATGCCAAAGCAAGAGAAAAACAGGAGTTCAGCTATTTTACGGATATGAAGGAAGGAGTTGCTTACATCAAGAGTCATGATTATGTGCGCCATTTTTTTTGGTTTTGCGCGATTTTCTTTTTTTTAGCCGCTCCTGTAGCTTTTTTAACACCCCTTCAGGTAACACGCAGCTTTGGTGCAGATGTCTGGCGTCTCACAGCGATTGAGATTGCCTTTGCTTTGGGTATGATGCTGGGTGGGATCATTATCGCTTATTGGGGCGGTTTCAAGAACAAAATTCATACCATGACCCTCTCTTGTCTGTGTTTAGGCTTTTTTACCATCGCCCTGGGTATTGTTCCCTATTTCCCGATTTATTTGCTGATCATGGGTTTATCCGGGCTGGTAATGCCCTTCTTTAATACTCCCTCTACCGTTTTACTGCAGGAAAAGGTAGAAGAGGATTTCCTGGGACGGGTTTTCGGGGTGCTAACGATGATCGCCAGTTCCACCATGCCCTTAGGAATGCTCTTCTTCGGCCCGCTGTCTGATATGATCAAGATCGAATGGATTCTCATTGTGACAGGTTTTCTCATGTTTATTCAGGGCTTTTTCTTATTGGGAAATCACGTGCTTCTGGAAGCAGGCAAGGCAAAAGCCTAA